DNA from Thunnus thynnus chromosome 2, fThuThy2.1, whole genome shotgun sequence:
GTGCAGAATTCTTATGGTTTGATATGAATGTGTAAGTAAATGgataagtgtgtatgtgtgtatatatattatattatatatttacttgTTTAAGAGATGGATCCTCCCCTTGTTGTCGTTGTTTATTGTACTTTATCTATTCAtctttaaagtgtgtgtttctgtatggtTGGCACATATGTATcacttttgtttatatgtgttcTTTAAAAGGGAACcctaataaaaagtaaataaataaataaataaataaataaataaataaatcaaaagcacAGATTTAGCATTTACCTCACGTCCTACTTTGATGACGTCATCCATCTTCGCCCCCACATACCGCACACTAGACTCGGGGATATCTGCGTGCCTGGTggaaaatgataaattatattatttctttttaagaGGTTGCAGCTTTGATAAAACCATACCTACATGCACGCCACTTCATGTTATGTGGGATATGCTGGTTTTTAAGACCCCAGAGACCCCTATTTGTCATGACAATCggcgctaacgttagctacctTGCTAACAGAAACAACACTCGGCTCAGACATTTAACCAGCTGCAGACAACATGAAACGTACGGGGAGGAGACGGAGCTCTGTGTGGGACTGTTTCGAACAAGTGGGCAACTTTGTCCGCTGCATGAAATGTGACGCCACGCTGAAATACTGCGGCGGAGCCACCAGCTCCATGATGAACCACATGAGCAGGTACCACCCGTCTACTACACCGCTGGACGAAGACGAGAAACCGGTGATCTGCACCGTGCAGTGCATCGAGGAGGAGAGCGCCGTTAGCTCGGACACCATGCAGGCTGCTGTCATGCCAAATATAAGCATTAACACCAACCCTCCTGAGCGAGACTACGGGGAGAGGAAACGCTTAAAGCGAAGCTCAGTTTgggatattttcatcaaagtgGACGACGAGGTCCACTGCACGATGTGTGACACCAAGCTGAAATACAGGAGCAGCACCACCAGCATGATGTACCACATCAAAAACAAGCACCCGGACACCATGCCTCATGATGGTGTATCACCGGCAACACACGCAGAAGTGACTGAACTCATCTCAAGAATGATAGAGAAGGACATGCTTCCCATCAGCCTGGTTGATGGGGAGGGTTTTCGTGAGCTGCTTGCATACACCGTGCATAATTACAAGATGCCCTCTGCTGGTGATATTACACGCCTTATTGAGGGCCATTTTCACGAGAAGGTGGAGGAGCTTGTAGTACAGCTGGGTAAAGTGGAGAAAGTGGCTCTCACTGCTGACTTCTGGACAGCTCTGCCATTCCAGCGTTACATTACAGTTTCCTGTTCGTTCATAACTGAGGACTGGCAGGGGAGGTCGGCTGTCCTGCAGACTCACAAGCTCTCATCAGACAGCCACACTACTGCAGCCAGCATCACCGAGAGGCTTCTCCACACTGTGGAAACCTGGGGTGTTGCTGGGAGAGTGACAGCGTGTGTTCATAACAACACACAGGATATCTTATCAGCTCATGCCTGTGCCCGTGTTAACTGGGACTATGCCACTTGCTTCGCCACGACATTGCAGCTAGCGGTCAATGATGGGCTGAGCGATGATCTAGTCCGCATTATCGTTGCTGCGGGGAAACTAGTCAAGCATTTCAATCACAGCTTGCTGGCAAGCGAGGCCTTGGAGCTGAAGCAAGTTCAGATGTGCCTGCCACAGCACAAGCTTGTCCAGTCGAGCAAAGCCAGATGGGACACCATCTGTGATATGTTTGAACGGCTCCTTGAGCAACGGTGGGCTATTAAAGCTGTGCTCTCTGATCGCACAATCACcaacagacaggaagctcaGACCCTTGAGATTGAAGATGATTGCTGGCAAATAATTGAAAATTTCACGCCTGTGCTGGCAACTCTGAAATGGGCAACAACAGTCATATCTGCTGAAACAGAGGTGTCCATTTCAAACATCTACCCAATCACATTCAGCCTCATTCAGACTCACCTCGTGCCAAAAGAGAATGATGTGGAACAAGTCTCAGAGTTCAAGCTGAAAGTTCAGAAGTCACTTAGAAATAACATGGAGGTAGGCTTAAACTAACCAGTTTGTGCTCGGAGAGAAATATATGAACAATCTGCATCCTCTTAACATGATTCTTAATGTAATATCATTTCACTGTTTGCAGGTTGACTCGAATGACCTCGCCTCCAAACCAGCTCTGATCGCCTCGATGCTGGACCCACGTCACAAACATCTCAGCTTCCTGACACCAACGGGGAGACTGGCTGCAAAGGTTAAACTGCATGAACTGGTTTCAAGATTAGATGTGATAACAACCACTGTGGGCACGAAGGACGAACAGCAGGAGACCCTGGTCACACCTGATATTAGTCAGGTGGCTATGCCGTCACAAATGAAAAGTGACACCAAAAACACCATGATGTTGCTCCTAGGAGACAATTACAGTTCCTCCTATGCCACAGACTCCGAGGCTCAGGTAGATTACTACTTGAGAGACATTGCTCCATCGTTGGATATTAACCCTCTTGACTGGTGGAGGGTAAATGGACCAAGGTTTCCCAAACTGGCCACTTTAGCAAGACACTATTTATGTGTACCTGGGGTCTCGCTGCCGTCTTTATTGTCAGAGGCTGGACAAACATTTGCAACGATGCGTACAAGACTGAGCCCAGAGCATGTTGACATGATGATCTTTGTAAACAGAAATCCCTAACTTGCATAACTCTACATGATTGAGTTGTATGCTTACTAACTATACCAATAATATACTAAGGTTACTGTAGAGTAGTGGAGGGAAAAAGGCAGCAGGTTCAAGTTGGGTAGATGACTTCATTAGATTGGATGTTTAAAGACTCAAGGAAGGGATAATGGGACAATGGCAATGCTATTAAAACAGCAGGTGATCTCCtattgttgaaatattgtatCTGTTGTtgcttaaaatgtcaaaaacttaaaatgtctCCCCTCAACAGGTGCTACCAACATGCCCATAACTGCACATACTACAACTCACACACTATAACTTTCCCAACTTCGTATCATAACCTCACCTGACTCAATGACTGACACTCCTGGCTTGAAGCAGTGGGCAGTGAGTCAATGTTAAAATTATGCTAACGATATATGTGATAACAGATCCTTGGCATTCAACATCAAACACCAGGCATACACAAGCATCCTTGTGGAGGCTGCCAACAGTGTATCTAAGCTGCAGTCTCCCATATGCCTTATTTACATCATCACACTAATTATGAGTTGTACATGGAGGTTTTGTGCAtacatttagagagaaagattgatttcttttaaaagtctaaaaacttagaaaaaacaaaaataactgatTTTCCCTCTGTTACTATGATAGCATTGAATATTTGTACTATTAATACAGGTAGAAACTCTGTCTGAACAAACGGTTAACATTGCCAGACTAACCACTGTATAATTACCAGTATTGTATGCATGTTCTGTCTCTGTATAGTGTGCCCAGATAAATACATACAGCTGTAGCAGGTGTGTGATGATCTGTCTGGGGACCAGCTGTTTCTGGCACATGCTCTCTCCATCCCACAGCACGGCCTCAGTGATGGAACCGTCCTGGAAACGACGCAGCTCAGAGCGAGAGCCCCACAGCTGACGAAACTCAGCTGCCTAACAGAAGAACACCACCATTGTTCATAATGAATCGCTGCACAAACATTGTTAACACATAACCGATTGAGGAACAAGGAGTACAAAGTCAATACTGTCATGTGGACGGTTTGTCTCTTTTGCATTCTATAAGAAAAGCTTGAATGAATGTGAGTTGAGTCCAGAAGTGCCAGATTTGGTTGGATTATTACAACAGTTTTACATCCTTAAAAACAGGTTTACACACAGTAGTCAAAAATACaatactatatacagtacacagagCAATTCTATTGATATTAATAAAGTATAATGTTTAAGTGTATTCTTGCATTGAGTAGACACTTGTACAAATGTTTTCCTGCTTATCACACTTGTATAGAGCAAAGTGAAATGACCTTGATGTTTGAGACAGGATGTTACCTTGGGGCTGTCTGCAGGTGGCCCTCTTTCCAGAACAGAGGCTGCCAGCTCCGGCCTTAGCAGCAAAccaaaggagagaggaggttgGGCTTTGTGCTTCGGGGCTTCGCTCTCTACGGACCACtgtgatgaaacaaacaaataagttaatgttttgttaagtgaaaaacattttcGGTAACAGTATTAGTGCTGTTTCAATCAGGACATAGTTAATAGCAGCTTACACTAATAACACCCTTTTCACCTTTTcctattttgacttgtcaaagcaggaaaagcagaggtgtaattaataacattaacaatggctccatGCCAAGGACTGTCCCGGTAGGCAATTTCAGTGAGTGAGAAATAGAATGTAGtcattatttcattaatatATCATTAATATCATTAATTCCACCTGTCCTTTTCTTTCCCTGACAAGTCAATGTCTGCTATGAAAAGGATCTTTTATGAAACTGGAATATCAGTGTCCACTTTCTGCCAGTTGACTGAGCCAGACATGGATGAATGTAACCCATGAATAGAAATCACACCCACCTCAGGAtcaggagagagggagtggGTGAGGAGGCTGATCCTTTGGCCCAGTCCTCGCTGTAGCAGTGACAGAATAAAAGGGAGAGCGGTGTGGACATAGTTTCCACTGTGGTCCATCAGCTCACTGAGGAGATTCAGTTTCTTACAGCTGTATTGAAGCTTTGCCGTCTCACACAACCTGAGTAGGAGATGAAGAGCAAAAAACTGAATAGATAGCAGCATGAACATAGGACAGTCAAACCGAATGTTAAACAGTTGTACTCTGAATGGAGAAATAAGTACTGTGGTGTCAAGCAGCAGCAAGACACATTTGCAGTTCCCTTTTTATTCTCTGACACCAAAGGGGCCTGTCTAGACTGTAAGGAATCCTTGTTAggaaaatgatttatatttagGTGGCGGTGGGAGATCTACGATTAAGCTGCCTAGGTAGTTTCACAAGCTAGATGCAATCAGGTTTTAGCTGATAAACAGGGCCATACTGGAAGATGTGGTCGCTTGTCCTTATCATGGGTTTGGGGGTCATGAGGAGACTGTGGAACCCGTCCACTGTAGGGTCGTCCCAGAACTGCATCGACACAGACGCCTCATGCTGCAGCTGAGAAATGAATTCAAAACTGTCAGAACATGTTGCATAATCTCACCATTGATCTTGTTTGAACACGTTTCTTTACAGCATATACCTGTTTGTAAGTACAAGCTGTCATGTCAGCACACATGTTGAGGTGTCCGGAGGGGTCAATGAACACGACCTGGAAGGCATCGTGAAAGTCTGCAAGTGATGGctgcaggaaaaagaaaaaaaaagaagggacaATAATGATTAATTTAGCAGGTAAACAAAAGTATGCATAAACCACATTCACAGGATTTAGGTTTAAGCTAGATCACTCACAGCTGTAGAGTCAGGATCTTTGGCTAGGCTAATTCCATTCACCGTCAGGTCTGTAGATGCTGAGAATTAGAACGAAAGATGGATAAGTTGCAagatacacaaacaaatgactgtaagtacaaatacagtacatgttcatAATGTAACACTTTTAATAAATACTGTGCTCTAGTAGATTTTGTTTGCTTACCCAAGAAGTTCAAGCTGTTTCGAAGCAACTGATAGGCTGTCATGGTGTTACTGATTCTGTGAGTGGTCAGCAGATAAGCCAAGAGCATTGAAGCCAGAAAGCCATTAAAACAACCTGTGCCCTATAAGAAATTGAGAGAGCAATACAGGGGTGAGGTGAGATAACAGTGTCAGACGAGTAATGAATAAtcataatgttaaaaaaaaagagagatagtcAGCCATTGAAAGCTTCCTACCTGGTCAAGCTCTCTTTGACGGAGCCAGACTTTGAGTAAAGCCACCCCATCAGGAAAAGCTGAGCACTGAGAGCTGACAGCAGAAAGAAACTGGAGGTGAGCTCTGGGCAGAAGATCCCCCAGAACAGAGCTGTTGTAATGCGGAGTAGGAGGTTCATTGCTCTCTGTGACAGACAAACAAGAGAAGAAATGGGTCTTGATGACAGTTATATTTGAAAACAGTGTGCTCCTGATTATGAAGATGACCATTGTGTGCGAAAACGTGAATGcagatgatggtgatggatAATACTTGGGGAGCTAAACTCAAAAAATTAACAGTCTTACCAGACTGTGAGGCCTGCAACCCAGTGTACCACTCTGTCCTGATGTTATTCCTCTGGGGGTGGAAACGGCTGGGTTTGAAGAATCCAGGAGGTGGACAGGCATGAACGCGTACGGTGAAGGTGGAGGACTCTTTACCTGAAGGGATGGGACACACATCACTACAGCACAACACATCCTGGCTGTCACATACATAAcccaaaaaaaaatactctttgACACATgctgtaaattaaatgttaaataccTGGAGGGGTCAGCAGGAGAACTGGGCGAAGTCGATTCCCATGGAGACAAGAATAGCGCAAGTTTCCGATGTCAGAGGAGGACGTGAGATGCTGAGCCAGGCCTGCCAGGTAGAGAGCCCTTTTCCTGGGATACCTCTGGTTCAGGACGTCCTTTGGGTGGAGGATATCctaataaaaaggaaaaatgaggaGACAGAACTACTGTGAATAACTTCCTGTATTGTCATATAGCATTCAGTACATGACTCTTAACACTTTGCTCTCAAGGCTTCAAGTGATgttagtaaaataaaaaatgaagaaatgggGCAGATGACTCACAGCTGGGATTGTGACAGCGAGGTCCACCATGATGCGTGGTTTGGTGCATGTACCCAGAGGATAGCTGCCGATCAGGTCAACAGAAGCGGGAGGTGCCATGTGGAACTTGCCCTTTGGTGTTTTGGGTACCAGGAGGAAAGGGACCTTAACTGCATCACACAGCCATGACAGGTCGCTCACCTGAACACAAGGAGTGATTGAGCAGAAACATGTGGTAAAAGTTTCCTGTGTTAAAACTCATGCAGAGCAGAACGGATGGATTAGTGCCACGAAGTACCTCAACTTCTGAGGACTGCGGCACAGTCTGGAGCAGCTTGGTGACCGTCTGAACGAAGGAATCGATTTGTTCTTTCCTGCGTTCACTCAGGGCGACCTCTTTCAGCAGCTCTTCCATCTGTTATCAGCGACAGATTACGAACAATTTTACACAATCCTTCTGATTTCAAAGTCGCTCTTCTCTTTCGTGTTTATGTCAGTAAGTCAGAAGGTCTTACCTGCATTTTGAGGAGGCTGCAATGAAACAGGCTCTCCGCCTCTTTCAGCTGGTTTAGCTCTTCTGCTGTAGGAGGTCTGTACAGATCACTTCGGGACAGCTTCACCGGGTGATAGACCACCTCCTCCCCTTCAGCCTCCTCAGGTTTGCTCCTTTTGGCTTTAATGGGAGCTTCATTTTCGTCCTCTTCCTCATGAGAGGAGTCTGGCAGAATCATCTGTACAAAGCACAACATGTCTTAAAGTACTTCTCTAAAGATTTATAACTAGAATGGATATTAAATTGGATATTTAATATTCAATTCTGATGTTTGTTGATGCATTCATGCTTGTAGcaaagttcacatttttcaagtctgtcttaaaacgaCAGTCGGGtgcccaaattaacattgaaacatgtttttcttgccataatcattcctcctgttcatactggctattagaagatcccttcataatgcactttcaatgtaggTGATGGGGGTCCAAAACCAGTCCTCCTTCAGTGCAAAAacgtatttcaaagtttatctgaagctaatatgaagattcagccgtccaaatgagtcaaatcaagtagatatctttcaacattacagtctttttagtaccatagtacctctttttgttactatacttccacaacgacagggaaacactgtacgaagaaacacaaagagggaatttaatgctaaaaagactgtaaatgtgtcagatatctacttgatatgactaactcagactgctgaagcctcataaaagcttaagatacatttttaaatgcatttttgcacaacatgactgtgtggaAACACTGTAGATTTTagctcccatcacttacattcaaaacacatctgaatgatcttttaataaccagtatgGACGGGAGTACTGATCACAGCGAGGGAAACCTCTTTCACTTTTCATATGGGCAcccgactgttgttttaagacagacatgaagaatTATGAGCCTATCCTTTTATGAAAATTGTTGGCTAAGCATGCAAGCAGCCCTCCATACATCTGAGAGTAACGTTAACTTCTCCGCGTGTTCACCGGCAGATAACGTTAAGTCACCGAGCGGGTGAAGCCATGTTTCATGTCGCCAGTCTTACCTCTGTagctgtctgtttctttttcatgtcCGATATGCTCGCAATGTGGTGTTTAAACTGATATTGTGGTAGTTTTCATCAACACTGCTTCCTCTTCATTGCACTCACACATGTGCATAGGGGTCAGATGAACTTGCTACTAAGCAAAATATTTCTCTGATTGGTCTAGAAGGGTCGGTGGTGAACGGTGATTGGGTCGCTGCTCGTCGAGCGTCCTGTCGGTTTCATCAAGATAGGTTGCATGAGCAGACTTGCGTGCTGTACAGCAATGGTTCCCAACCTGAGGTTCGGGACCCCTACAATGGGTCGCAGGATTAATCAAAGAGGTCGTGAGACGATAGGACAGGAtaggatacagaaaaaaaaaacatattttggacacaaaattgtgattttttcaAGCTTATTTTAATATCTGCTTTATGTCTTGTGGATTATTGTGTTTTACCTCCTCAAGCctctaaaagttattaaaataaaacaaaataagtcctgtttctagagcagcaagGTTAGTCGATGAATCAACTGACACaagattaatcagcaactattttgataatgaaataatcttAGCTTATAAAAGTCATTTTataagcaaaaatgaaaaaataagctggtttcagcttcccaaatgtgatgtgtgatttattttaagGGGTTACAAGCCAAAAGGGTTGGGAACCATGGTACTAGGGCCGCTGGTGTGT
Protein-coding regions in this window:
- the nol6 gene encoding nucleolar protein 6 → MKKKQTATEMILPDSSHEEEDENEAPIKAKRSKPEEAEGEEVVYHPVKLSRSDLYRPPTAEELNQLKEAESLFHCSLLKMQMEELLKEVALSERRKEQIDSFVQTVTKLLQTVPQSSEVEVSDLSWLCDAVKVPFLLVPKTPKGKFHMAPPASVDLIGSYPLGTCTKPRIMVDLAVTIPADILHPKDVLNQRYPRKRALYLAGLAQHLTSSSDIGNLRYSCLHGNRLRPVLLLTPPGKESSTFTVRVHACPPPGFFKPSRFHPQRNNIRTEWYTGLQASQSESNEPPTPHYNSSVLGDLLPRAHLQFLSAVSSQCSAFPDGVALLKVWLRQRELDQGTGCFNGFLASMLLAYLLTTHRISNTMTAYQLLRNSLNFLASTDLTVNGISLAKDPDSTAPSLADFHDAFQVVFIDPSGHLNMCADMTACTYKQLQHEASVSMQFWDDPTVDGFHSLLMTPKPMIRTSDHIFQLCETAKLQYSCKKLNLLSELMDHSGNYVHTALPFILSLLQRGLGQRISLLTHSLSPDPEWSVESEAPKHKAQPPLSFGLLLRPELAASVLERGPPADSPKAAEFRQLWGSRSELRRFQDGSITEAVLWDGESMCQKQLVPRQIITHLLQLHADIPESSVRYVGAKMDDVIKVGREVPSTGEEESLLVIQSYDDLSRKLWRLEGLPLSITSVQGAHPALRYTQVFPPLPLKLDYSFFEREKTCRSLVPKEGKPCPAYITPITVICHMEGSGKWPHDRLAIRHIRAAFHIRLGELLKKHHNYTCRPSPTHLDVWKDGLVFRIQVAYHREPQVLRESVNAEGLLVVRDNEEAQTLEMATIHRPLLTSTLHGLQQQHPCFGAVCRLAKRWLGAQLFSEDITEDTADLLVASLFLQPAPFTPPGSPQVGFLRFLHLLSSFDWRNNPLVVNLNNQFTAPDYTEIKNDFMASRESLPVMFIATPTDKKLSMWTKRAPSVQMLQRVVMVAAESLKVLEHQLMDGAQIQDVRVVMRPPLDAYDVLIHLNPKQVPLLSQAVDPPAVTFSRGVMTGSVVPSGGALPVIDYNPVSLYLAELRDVFGDLALFFCDPYGGTVIAVLWKPKAFTPAPFKTSQVSARNVEVTGDEARTVPNVEAILEDFRIIGKGLVKSLEARTERWLF
- the LOC137195415 gene encoding E3 SUMO-protein ligase ZBED1-like; its protein translation is MKRTGRRRSSVWDCFEQVGNFVRCMKCDATLKYCGGATSSMMNHMSRYHPSTTPLDEDEKPVICTVQCIEEESAVSSDTMQAAVMPNISINTNPPERDYGERKRLKRSSVWDIFIKVDDEVHCTMCDTKLKYRSSTTSMMYHIKNKHPDTMPHDGVSPATHAEVTELISRMIEKDMLPISLVDGEGFRELLAYTVHNYKMPSAGDITRLIEGHFHEKVEELVVQLGKVEKVALTADFWTALPFQRYITVSCSFITEDWQGRSAVLQTHKLSSDSHTTAASITERLLHTVETWGVAGRVTACVHNNTQDILSAHACARVNWDYATCFATTLQLAVNDGLSDDLVRIIVAAGKLVKHFNHSLLASEALELKQVQMCLPQHKLVQSSKARWDTICDMFERLLEQRWAIKAVLSDRTITNRQEAQTLEIEDDCWQIIENFTPVLATLKWATTVISAETEVSISNIYPITFSLIQTHLVPKENDVEQVSEFKLKVQKSLRNNMEVDSNDLASKPALIASMLDPRHKHLSFLTPTGRLAAKVKLHELVSRLDVITTTVGTKDEQQETLVTPDISQVAMPSQMKSDTKNTMMLLLGDNYSSSYATDSEAQVDYYLRDIAPSLDINPLDWWRVNGPRFPKLATLARHYLCVPGVSLPSLLSEAGQTFATMRTRLSPEHVDMMIFVNRNP